A single genomic interval of Dromiciops gliroides isolate mDroGli1 chromosome 1, mDroGli1.pri, whole genome shotgun sequence harbors:
- the LOC122734288 gene encoding 60S ribosomal protein L39-like, with protein sequence MSSHETFRIKRFLAKKQKQNHPIPRWIRMKTGNKIKYNSKRRHWRRTKLGL encoded by the coding sequence ATGTCTTCCCATGAGACCTTCAGAATCAAGAGGTTCCTTGCAAAGAAGCAGAAGCAAAATCACCCAATTCCTCGGTGGATTCGCATGAAAACTGGCAATAAGATCAAGTATAACTCCAAGAGGAGACACTGGAGAAGAACCAAGCTGGGTTTATAA